The sequence below is a genomic window from Candidatus Margulisiibacteriota bacterium.
GCCTTTGGGGGTTGGGGGTTTCAGGCCGATGAAGCGAAGGAAATGGGAGTGAAATTACCCGGTTTCTTTAAATATAACGGTTATGTGAAAGATATTGACCGTCATTTTTTCGAGTTAGATGCGATTATCATTCCCTCAAGAGACGAAGGGTTCTGTTATGTCGTGTTGGAGGCCTACAATTTTGGTGTTCCGGTGATCTGTTCCGATGTTGGCGCTCTGCCCGAACTGGTTACTGATGGCGAGACTGGAGTCCTTTGCCCGCCGGAAAACATTGGCGCTTTCGTGGCGGCGATAAAACAGCTGAAAAATGACCGGGTATTCCGTGAAAAGATCATTGACGGCGGACGGGAAAGAGCCAAGCTGTTCACCGCGCAAAAAATGCAAAACGAGTATGTCGCTTTGATCAAAGGGTTATTTGCTCATGATTGAAGTAATATCTGTAATATTATTCATGTTCGCCGTCATTGTTTTGGTGCTTGGTCGGCCAAAATATGTTTTATATGGGTTTCTTATCTTTGCGCCCCTTAGTTATTATTATGCTTATTTAACCCCAAATTCATATGAGGCCGGAACATTCCTGCAAAAGAGCTCTCGTGATATTTTTATCGGCCTAATATATCTGATCTGGTTGCTATATATCTTTGTTCGAAAAGAAACAAAATTGAAAATCATGAATGCCTCGATCGTTGCCATATTATTTTTGGCTATAATTATTATTCAATTATTTTTTGCTTTACCCAAAGAGAACTATTCCTTCATGATCGGGATGAGGAATGCGATCGAGTTTATCCCCTTAATGTTCATCGTCCCGTCATTTTTTGCCGCTAGTGACCTGAAGAAATTTACCAACATCATGTTATCCCTAAGTCTTATTGTCGCTTTGCTCGGCCTGATCCAATTGCTCTTCTTTTATATGGGTTTTGTTTTTATGTTTAATGAAATGGGCTCCGGGATAGCGATCGCGCGTATCTATTCGACTTTATTTAATCCGAACAATCTCGGTATTTATTTAGTCACATTCCTGCTGCTGTTCTTTGGATTATATGTGAATAATGTTTATCTTATCAATAAAATCTTTTCGCGTTTATCAATGATTTTGTTGGCCGTTTGCCTTTTTTTTACTTTTTCTCGCGGCGCACTCCTGGCTTTAATGCTGGGGGTTATTTTCCTTTTATTCCGAAAAAAATATTACCGGTCGATAATGCTGTCATTTATTGCCGGCTTGCTGATCATCTTCGCCGTGACGATTTATAATCCCGGCATTTTATTCAGATATGTCAGGGCGTTTTCTTCCGAAGGCGGTAAAAACGAGATCGCTTACCGGCTCATATCCATACCCCAAAAAGGTTGGGAACAAATGTCAAATAAGCCCCTCTCGATTATTACCGGAATAACGCCTGAGGATTGGGCTAATGGACCGGATAGTTTAGAATTTAAGAAAGATAATTACACGACTGGCAATGAGAAATGGAGCGGGCAGGGGATCAGCATGGATAATTACTATGTCCTGCTTTTCTTTACCAGCGGGCTTGTGCCGTTCATTACGTTTATTGTTTTGATCTATCTGTTGTTTAAAGAATCGAATCTAACGGCGAGTTTAACCCGGGATCCTTTTTATTCCGGCCTGATCGCGGGCATTCTCTCGGTTTTTATATCATATATTGTTCTTGGGTTTGTGACGGACCTGTGGAACCTTTTCCCTTCCAATTTTTATTTTTGGTTTTTGGCGGGAATGTTGGTTTTGATCAACAAAGTTGTAAAACAGGAAAGGGCCCAGTATGAAAATAGGGATTAACGCCCTCTCGGTAACTATCGGCGGCGGGGTGACTTTCATGCGGAACCTTGTGCCATTATTGGCCAAGCTGGACAGCGCTAACGAGTATTATCTTTTTGTGGCCGAAGAGAATTATATTAAGATATTTGACTTAATAACTTGGCCGGCAAACGTCAAGCTGGTCAAGATGAAAAAACACAATCTTCTTATTCGTATATTTCAGGAACAATTTGTCATTCCTTTTCTTGTTTGGCGATTGAAGATCGGTCTTTTAGTCTGTTCGGCCAATATCAGCTCTATTCTTGCCCCCTGCAAAAAAATGTTGTGGGTCTTGAATATTTATCCTTACTTTATCCTTAATATCAAGGGGGAGTCATTTATTGCCAGGCTGCGCTTTAAAGCCTTGAGGGTCCTAACTGATCTGTCGATCAGGCATAGCGACTTATCGGTCCATATCTCCAATTTTTCGCGATTATCCCTGCTGGCTAAATTAAAAGTGCCTGACAACCGCATGGTTACGATATATCTTGGCGCGGATACTGATGCTTTGCTGGTGAAAAGCCAGGCTGAACGTGAAACGGATTCCCCTTATATTCTTTCTGTCTCCAGCATTTCTAAAAGGAAGAATTATGAGGTTTTAATGAAAGCTTATAATAAATTGCCTCGAGAAATCAGAGACAGATACAAAATCGTCCTGGTTGGCGAGGTAACCGAAGAACTAAAGGCGTATCTCCAGAACTTTATCAGCGACCCGGCGGGCAGACCAAGGGTTGTCTTTACGGGCAAAACTACTTTTGCCGAGCTTTATGCTATTTATAAAAGGGCTTCGATCTTTGTCATGCCGTCGTTGGTGGAGGCTTTCGGACTACCGGTGATCGAGGCCATGGCGGCCGGACTGCCGGTCTTGGTCGCCGATGCTACGGCCCTACCAGAGATTGCCGGCGAAGCGGGGCTGATATTTGATCCGCATGACCCGGTTGACCTGGCCGGCAAGATCGAACTCATCTTGACCGATAAAAAACTTGCGGAGGATATGTCGGTTGCCGGGATCAAAAGGGCCAAGTTGTTCACCTGGGAAAGGACGGCCAAAGAAACCTTAGCTTGCTTTGCTGAGATCATGGCGAGAAACGAAAGGAAATGAGTTTATTATGATAAACTATCTATTAGCAAACCAGGGGAGGGAACGGCATGAGCCATAAAGTATTTATTGAAGCGCTTAAAAATGATGAATTAGAGAAGCTGGCTGCCGGCTTTAAGTGGGTAGGCCTCGACCAAGCGGTAAAACCGGGGATGACAGTGTTGTTGAAGCCAAACTTGACCTATCCAAAATTTAAGCCTGGTGTTACCACGACACCCAAGGTCCTGGAAGCGACCATCAAACTTCTCAAGGATCTCGGCGCGCGGATCGTGGTTGGCGAATCAGACGGCGGTTATGATTCGTATGAAGTCAAAGATGCTTTCCATGATTATGGCTTATATGATCTCGAAAAGAAATATGGGATTAAAGTCGTGAATTTCTCCCAGGATAAAAGTTCCTGGCGCTATTTGACTATTAACAAGTATTTCAAGCAATTCAAGGTCGAATACCCGGCTTTGCTTGAGGACTGTGACCACTTTATTACTTTCCCGGTGCCAAAGGTCCACGCGATGACCGGCATCAGTCTTTCTTACAAGAATCAATGGGGCTGCGTGCCGAATACGATGCGCCTGCGCTATCATCCGGTCTTTAACGAAGCGATCTTTGCCATTAATCAAATACCTAAAAGCAAATTTACGATCATTGACGGTACTTACGGCCTGACCCGCAGCGGTCCGATGGTTGGCGATGTTTTTGCCTGGGGTTTCATTTTGGTTGCCAATAATTTTGAAGCGGCTGACCTGGTTGTCAGCCAGATGATGGGGGTCGATCTAAAAAGGGTCCTTCACTACCGCTTGCCTTATAAGAACAAATTGGTTCCCAAAATCTCCGAGATCAGTTTGAACCAGGATTTCAAAAAGTTTGCTTCCGGTAAGTTCTATTTAAAACGTGATATCTGGAATTACCTGGCGCTTTCCGCCTGGCTCCATCCCTGGATCAACCACTTCTTTTATGAATCTTTTGCCGCCGATCTGCTGCATAAGATCATGTACACTTTCAGGAAAAGGCCGATCAGCGAATGAATGAACAGGCACTAGCTGGCGCTCTCGACAGGACTGCCGCCGAATTCGGTCACCCGGCGGAAGAAACAATTCGCCAGGAGAACTGGGGTAAGCATTTGTTGGAGATGAAGCTGATCCTTAAGTCAAAGGGCCGAAGGATACTTGATGTTGGAGGGGGAATGGGAGTCAATTTGATCGCGGTAGCAAAATTAGACAAGGAGATTGAAGCTCATTTGATCGACCGTTTTGAAGAATATAGCGCAGAGTTGGGAAATCGGATGGGGAACAGTGAGCAAGCGCTGAAATTGCTGAAACAATATGGGATCAAAAGTGAAACTGGGAATCTCTTAGCGGGTAAACTCCCATACAGCGACGGCTATTTTGATGCCGTGACCTGTTTTGACGTCCATTGAACATCTGCCCGTTAACCCGGTGGGCCTACTCAAGGAGATCAAGCGAGTCCTTAAAATAGGAGGGGAATTTATTCTCGGCGCGCCGAACGCCGTTTCTTTTTTTAAAGTTATGAAAATTATGCTGGGACAGCACCCCTATATCCCTTTTGCTGAATGGATGTCCGGTCATTATTATGGGCATTTTAGGGAATATAATGCTGATGAATATCGGTCATTGTTGGCGGCGGCCGGCTTCAAGAGGATTGAGGTCACGCTGGTAGCGGAACCAACCAGAACCAGGGCCAAAAGAGCGGTCAATCCGGTGACAAGAGTGGGGTTTTCACTGCTCTCCCTGTTGGAAAACTTGGTCCCTCGATTACGTCCCTCCGTGTATTGTGTTGGCAATAAATGAAAGGATCGGTCAAGGTCATATGAAACAAGTAATTCAGGATTATAAATCAGGAGAGTTGAGGGTTGTCGAAGTCCCCGCGCCGTTGGTCAGGCCGGGGGGGGTGCTCGTGCGAACCTTGAATTCCGCTGTTTCCGTCGGGACGGAAAAGCTGATGGTCAACCTGGCCCAGCAGAACCTGATCGAAAAAGCGCTGTCGCGGCCCGATCTAGTGCGCAGAGTTATTGATAAGATCAAGACCGAAGGGATAAGGGAAACTTATCAGGCGGTTAAAGGCCGCCTGGAAACCCTCCAGCCGCTCGGCTATAGCTCGTCGGGGGAAGTCATTGCCATTGGGGCAGGGGTCGATGAGTTCAAGGCCGGCGACCGCGTCGCCTGCGGCAGCGACCTGTTTGCCACCCATTCCGAAGTGACCTGGGTGCCGAAAAATGATTGCGTAAAGATCCCGGATGGTGTTTCTTGCGAAGACGCCGCTTTTTCTTATATTGCGGCGATTGCTATCCACGCCATCCGTTGCGCCGAGCTGACCTTCGGGTCCAAGGTAGCTGTTATCGGCCTGGGCATGCTCGGCCAGCTTTCTGTTCAGATATTGAAAGCCTGGGGCTGCGAGGCTTTCGGTTATGATCTGGACAGGAAGAAAGTCGATCTGGCGATTAAGCTGGGGGCAAAAGACGGTTCAACCGATTGGCACGAAGCGGTGACAAAAACAAAACTGCTGACCGGCGGTCACGGCTTTGACGCGGCGATCATCATGGCCTCGACCGGCAGCAATGATCCGCTGAACCTCTCCGCCGAGATTACGCGGGAAAAAGGGAAGATCGTCGCCTGCGGTTTGGTCAAACTTGATGTGCCGCGCAATGTCTTTTTTGATAAAGAGCTTTCTCTGATAGTATCGAGG
It includes:
- a CDS encoding O-antigen ligase family protein, giving the protein MIEVISVILFMFAVIVLVLGRPKYVLYGFLIFAPLSYYYAYLTPNSYEAGTFLQKSSRDIFIGLIYLIWLLYIFVRKETKLKIMNASIVAILFLAIIIIQLFFALPKENYSFMIGMRNAIEFIPLMFIVPSFFAASDLKKFTNIMLSLSLIVALLGLIQLLFFYMGFVFMFNEMGSGIAIARIYSTLFNPNNLGIYLVTFLLLFFGLYVNNVYLINKIFSRLSMILLAVCLFFTFSRGALLALMLGVIFLLFRKKYYRSIMLSFIAGLLIIFAVTIYNPGILFRYVRAFSSEGGKNEIAYRLISIPQKGWEQMSNKPLSIITGITPEDWANGPDSLEFKKDNYTTGNEKWSGQGISMDNYYVLLFFTSGLVPFITFIVLIYLLFKESNLTASLTRDPFYSGLIAGILSVFISYIVLGFVTDLWNLFPSNFYFWFLAGMLVLINKVVKQERAQYENRD
- a CDS encoding glycosyltransferase family 1 protein, whose amino-acid sequence is MKIGINALSVTIGGGVTFMRNLVPLLAKLDSANEYYLFVAEENYIKIFDLITWPANVKLVKMKKHNLLIRIFQEQFVIPFLVWRLKIGLLVCSANISSILAPCKKMLWVLNIYPYFILNIKGESFIARLRFKALRVLTDLSIRHSDLSVHISNFSRLSLLAKLKVPDNRMVTIYLGADTDALLVKSQAERETDSPYILSVSSISKRKNYEVLMKAYNKLPREIRDRYKIVLVGEVTEELKAYLQNFISDPAGRPRVVFTGKTTFAELYAIYKRASIFVMPSLVEAFGLPVIEAMAAGLPVLVADATALPEIAGEAGLIFDPHDPVDLAGKIELILTDKKLAEDMSVAGIKRAKLFTWERTAKETLACFAEIMARNERK
- a CDS encoding DUF362 domain-containing protein; the protein is MSHKVFIEALKNDELEKLAAGFKWVGLDQAVKPGMTVLLKPNLTYPKFKPGVTTTPKVLEATIKLLKDLGARIVVGESDGGYDSYEVKDAFHDYGLYDLEKKYGIKVVNFSQDKSSWRYLTINKYFKQFKVEYPALLEDCDHFITFPVPKVHAMTGISLSYKNQWGCVPNTMRLRYHPVFNEAIFAINQIPKSKFTIIDGTYGLTRSGPMVGDVFAWGFILVANNFEAADLVVSQMMGVDLKRVLHYRLPYKNKLVPKISEISLNQDFKKFASGKFYLKRDIWNYLALSAWLHPWINHFFYESFAADLLHKIMYTFRKRPISE